The following coding sequences lie in one Synechococcus sp. PCC 7336 genomic window:
- a CDS encoding type II toxin-antitoxin system HicB family antitoxin has translation MELQIILEPSDEGGYTALALGLPGCISEGDTKDEALANIREAIELYLEPIEDDWDFRPDSEVVQIAI, from the coding sequence ATGGAACTGCAAATCATCTTGGAACCCAGTGACGAAGGTGGGTACACGGCTCTTGCCCTGGGGCTGCCGGGTTGCATCAGTGAGGGCGATACCAAAGATGAAGCGCTGGCCAACATCCGCGAGGCGATTGAGTTGTATCTGGAACCTATCGAGGATGACTGGGACTTCAGACCTGATTCAGAAGTTGTCCAGATCGCTATATGA
- a CDS encoding type II toxin-antitoxin system HicA family toxin, which translates to MTKVPSVNYNAVIKALKRDGWVVVRQKGSHIRLQKHTVDETLKLTVPAHKPIKRSTLSHILKQARIPVEDFINLL; encoded by the coding sequence ATGACCAAAGTTCCCAGCGTAAATTACAACGCTGTAATCAAAGCGCTTAAGCGTGATGGCTGGGTTGTTGTGCGCCAAAAAGGCAGCCACATCCGGCTCCAAAAACACACTGTCGACGAGACCCTCAAGCTCACCGTACCGGCTCACAAGCCGATCAAACGGTCTACTCTTTCACACATCCTCAAACAGGCCCGGATCCCAGTTGAAGATTTCATCAACCTTCTTTGA
- a CDS encoding folate/biopterin family MFS transporter: MTLSSLGLNRLRWSPELAAILLVYFVQGALGLAQLAMSFYFKDELGVSPAQMAALLGITSIPWTIKPLYGWMSDRYPIARYRRRPYLLLSGTLGCLAWSALATIVHSAWAATVAMTVSSLSIAIADVIVDAIVVERTRLEDRAGAGTLQSLAWGSTAVGSIATAYWGGALLDRLSPQAVFGLTATLPLLVAIAALAIAETPLPQSDRASIDRASTSWTQVQQVWRAIKLPSILLPTAFIVVWQATPSAESAFFYFVTNDLGFGPEFLGRVRLATSIASLIGIGIFQRWLRAVPLRSILFWITLISFGLGMTSLILVTHTNRLWGIPDEWFSLGDSVVLTAAGQIAFMPILVLAARLCPAGIEATLFALLMSLLNLSGLLSKELGALLMQGLGVTETEFSAMTALVVITNLTTLLPLPLLRWLPDDSATGKPEPEAIEDLLLDLKAESPASSQMEELAGNTVAISSSIAPSTGES; the protein is encoded by the coding sequence ATGACGCTGTCTTCCCTCGGACTCAATCGCCTTCGCTGGAGCCCCGAGCTCGCCGCTATCCTCTTGGTCTACTTCGTCCAAGGGGCTCTCGGTCTGGCTCAACTGGCCATGAGCTTTTACTTCAAAGACGAATTGGGCGTCAGTCCGGCCCAAATGGCAGCCCTGCTGGGCATCACTTCCATCCCTTGGACCATCAAACCTCTCTACGGTTGGATGTCCGATCGCTACCCCATCGCCCGCTATCGCCGCCGACCCTATCTCCTGCTCTCGGGAACATTGGGCTGTCTCGCCTGGTCTGCCCTCGCCACCATCGTGCATTCCGCTTGGGCCGCCACAGTCGCAATGACGGTCAGCTCGCTGTCGATCGCGATCGCCGATGTGATTGTGGATGCGATCGTGGTGGAACGCACTCGTCTCGAAGATCGCGCTGGGGCGGGAACCTTGCAGTCTTTGGCTTGGGGCTCCACCGCCGTAGGCTCGATTGCGACCGCCTATTGGGGCGGAGCCCTACTCGATCGCCTCTCCCCCCAAGCCGTCTTTGGTCTGACGGCAACCTTGCCATTGCTCGTCGCCATCGCCGCTCTGGCGATCGCCGAAACACCTCTCCCTCAAAGCGATCGAGCCTCTATCGATCGAGCCTCTACTAGCTGGACCCAAGTCCAACAAGTCTGGCGAGCCATCAAGCTGCCCAGCATTCTCCTGCCCACCGCTTTCATCGTGGTCTGGCAAGCCACCCCCAGTGCCGAATCTGCCTTTTTCTACTTCGTCACCAACGATTTGGGGTTCGGCCCCGAGTTTCTCGGTCGAGTGCGCTTAGCCACTAGCATTGCCTCCCTCATCGGAATTGGCATTTTTCAACGCTGGCTGCGTGCCGTCCCACTCCGCTCCATCCTGTTCTGGATAACCCTGATTTCATTTGGTTTGGGCATGACCAGCCTCATTCTCGTGACCCACACCAACCGCTTGTGGGGCATTCCAGACGAATGGTTCAGCCTCGGAGATAGTGTCGTCCTGACCGCTGCCGGACAAATTGCCTTTATGCCCATTTTGGTCTTGGCCGCGCGACTGTGTCCTGCAGGCATCGAAGCCACCCTGTTTGCTTTGCTAATGTCCCTCCTCAACTTATCCGGCCTGCTCTCTAAAGAGCTGGGGGCATTGCTCATGCAAGGGTTGGGGGTGACTGAAACGGAGTTTTCCGCCATGACGGCGCTCGTGGTTATCACCAATCTCACCACCCTCCTGCCCCTCCCTCTCCTGCGCTGGCTGCCAGATGACTCGGCTACGGGCAAGCCTGAGCCAGAGGCGATCGAAGACCTGTTGTTAGATCTCAAAGCTGAATCGCCAGCTTCGTCCCAAATGGAGGAACTCGCTGGCAATACAGTGGCGATATCGAGTTCAATTGCTCCATCGACGGGAGAGAGTTGA
- the gshA gene encoding glutamate--cysteine ligase: protein MLLSKGFEVEMYTGTPEGVSVGFSDRIAAALPGFAREPDNRNVEYITDPIFSYDRLPCTLLAPRAQLRQFLRRQGNYTLLPGSTLALGGSDRFHRSDPDNPYHSYIEKTYGTDVVTASVHINLGIDDPERLIQATRLLRAEAALYLAISAASPFLDGQVTGFHSSRWSMFPRTPARVPLFLNQQHYIDWTYEQLAAGTMQNVRHLWLSVRPNGPQRPEQLNRVEVRISEMVGDPISLLAMTALMEARLLQMLRDPERFDPLNGAFAPSEMAEICDRNEAAAAKDSLDARLIHWKTGQEIVAAEWIEQQYAEAWLTVHPLGFSCFLSPLQKILREGNETQRWLRQVNAGRSVQQVYRDAIQDLEQREIELMEAICTPAMGRATGMDLLPT from the coding sequence GTGCTGCTATCGAAAGGATTCGAGGTGGAAATGTACACGGGTACTCCAGAGGGGGTGAGTGTTGGCTTTTCCGATCGCATTGCCGCTGCTCTGCCCGGTTTCGCGCGCGAGCCCGACAACCGCAATGTGGAGTACATAACCGATCCGATCTTCAGCTACGATCGTCTGCCCTGCACTCTGCTCGCGCCTCGCGCTCAGCTGCGTCAGTTCTTAAGGCGGCAGGGTAACTATACACTTCTGCCCGGTAGCACGCTGGCCTTGGGTGGAAGCGATCGCTTCCACCGTTCCGATCCCGACAATCCCTATCACAGCTATATCGAGAAAACCTATGGCACCGATGTGGTGACGGCTAGCGTGCATATCAACCTCGGTATTGACGATCCCGAGCGTTTGATACAAGCCACCCGGTTACTGCGGGCTGAGGCAGCTTTGTACTTAGCCATCAGTGCGGCGTCCCCCTTTCTCGATGGCCAGGTGACGGGTTTTCATTCCAGCCGCTGGAGCATGTTTCCCAGAACGCCAGCTCGGGTGCCGCTGTTTTTAAACCAACAGCATTATATCGATTGGACCTACGAGCAGTTGGCAGCAGGCACGATGCAAAATGTGCGCCATCTGTGGCTATCGGTGCGCCCCAACGGTCCCCAGCGACCCGAGCAACTCAATCGGGTGGAGGTACGGATTTCGGAGATGGTGGGAGATCCGATCTCTTTATTGGCGATGACGGCATTGATGGAGGCGCGGCTGTTGCAGATGTTGCGCGATCCCGAGCGCTTCGATCCGCTGAATGGGGCGTTTGCGCCGTCAGAGATGGCTGAGATTTGCGATCGCAATGAAGCGGCGGCAGCAAAAGATTCGCTCGATGCCCGCTTAATTCACTGGAAAACGGGGCAAGAAATTGTGGCGGCTGAGTGGATCGAACAGCAGTATGCCGAGGCGTGGCTGACCGTTCACCCATTGGGCTTTAGTTGTTTTTTATCGCCGCTGCAAAAGATCTTGAGGGAGGGGAACGAGACTCAGCGCTGGTTGCGCCAGGTGAATGCTGGCCGGAGCGTGCAGCAGGTTTATCGCGACGCCATCCAGGATTTGGAGCAGCGAGAAATTGAGCTGATGGAAGCGATCTGCACTCCTGCTATGGGTCGGGCAACTGGAATGGACCTCTTGCCTACATAA
- a CDS encoding phosphoribulokinase, with protein sequence MAQNIDRVVLIGVAGDSGCGKSTFLRRLSDLFGEDLITTICLDDYHSLDRYQRKEKGVTALDPAANNFDLMYEQVAALKSGRSIMKPIYNHETGLIDPPEKIDPNHIIVIEGLHPMYDERVRNLLDFSVYLDISSEIKVAWKVQRDMAERGHTYDDVLRSIEARRPDFEAYIDVQKQYADVVIEVLPTDLLPELDKEHKILKVRLIQTEGVDNFEPAYLFDEGSTIDWIPCGTKLTCSYPGIKLHYGPSTFHGKPVSLLEIDGQIDNLEEVIYLENHLSSLSTKQYGELTELLRKHPEYPGSRNGSGLFQVIVGLKLRAIYETITSQAQLAAV encoded by the coding sequence ATGGCCCAGAATATCGACCGCGTAGTACTGATCGGCGTTGCAGGAGATTCAGGTTGCGGCAAATCCACCTTTCTGCGGCGGTTGAGCGACTTATTTGGCGAAGACCTGATTACTACCATCTGCCTGGACGACTACCACTCCCTCGATCGCTATCAGCGCAAAGAAAAAGGCGTCACGGCCCTCGATCCTGCCGCCAATAACTTCGACCTCATGTACGAGCAGGTGGCGGCGCTCAAGTCCGGTCGCAGTATCATGAAGCCCATTTATAACCATGAAACGGGTCTGATCGATCCTCCCGAAAAAATTGACCCCAACCACATTATCGTGATCGAGGGCTTGCATCCGATGTACGACGAGCGGGTGCGCAATCTGCTCGACTTCAGCGTCTATCTCGACATCAGCTCCGAAATTAAAGTGGCCTGGAAAGTGCAGCGGGACATGGCAGAGCGCGGCCATACCTACGATGACGTTCTGCGTTCCATTGAAGCCCGCCGCCCCGACTTCGAAGCCTATATTGACGTGCAAAAGCAATATGCCGATGTGGTTATCGAAGTGCTGCCCACCGATCTTCTGCCCGAGCTCGACAAAGAGCACAAGATCTTAAAGGTGCGTTTGATTCAAACTGAAGGAGTAGATAACTTCGAGCCAGCCTATCTATTTGACGAAGGCTCCACCATTGACTGGATCCCCTGCGGGACCAAGCTGACCTGCTCGTATCCCGGTATCAAGCTGCACTACGGACCCAGCACTTTCCACGGCAAGCCCGTTTCTCTCTTGGAAATTGACGGCCAAATCGATAATCTCGAAGAAGTGATCTACCTCGAAAATCACCTCAGCAGCCTGTCTACTAAGCAGTATGGCGAACTGACCGAATTGCTGCGCAAACATCCCGAATACCCCGGTTCCCGCAATGGTTCCGGTTTATTCCAAGTGATTGTGGGCCTCAAGCTGCGGGCCATTTACGAAACCATCACTTCCCAAGCCCAGTTGGCTGCGGTCTAG
- a CDS encoding DUF2288 family protein — protein sequence MRSSADGMLKNESFWQSGPINKALSGFGAIAVMANLRSVVSDVRALLAESMAPAEWGWLRSHALAGRMVVVSRSLDLLDVGEAIATDNTEQVKNWLDAGLAMVADQAEIDRRDRQSGKAETIAAIVQPFVLVPELEGDR from the coding sequence ATGCGCTCCAGCGCGGATGGTATGTTGAAAAATGAATCGTTCTGGCAGTCTGGCCCGATAAATAAGGCTTTGAGCGGGTTTGGGGCGATCGCAGTAATGGCGAATTTGAGGTCGGTTGTGAGTGACGTGCGTGCCCTGCTAGCAGAATCGATGGCTCCTGCGGAGTGGGGCTGGCTGCGATCGCATGCTTTGGCCGGTCGCATGGTGGTGGTCAGCCGCAGCTTAGATCTGCTCGATGTCGGAGAAGCGATCGCCACTGACAATACCGAGCAGGTGAAGAATTGGCTAGATGCTGGATTGGCGATGGTGGCAGACCAAGCCGAAATTGACAGGCGCGATCGCCAATCGGGCAAAGCAGAAACGATCGCGGCAATCGTGCAGCCGTTTGTGTTGGTGCCGGAATTGGAGGGCGATCGCTAG
- a CDS encoding alpha/beta hydrolase, whose product MPSWGTQLRSCLLRSLSGALAASLFTLTAARAAEEVSLHLGGAQRSIDVDDLTVFVTSDEIPDGLRWYARQFNDGQVEEFRELLVTPFEIDPITVSSFVKSQLGEALLKRLLVLFKTNNRDTTFKALRAALVLAAFEEDGLSILNVIEKWPLRQVRLDFNVALKAIDNAKQLFVEAELIGRELRQKAVRELAATDLPPLPDLSQAGPYAWRVRTLRLSNPDRQRLKGIFVDLYVPSDLPEPAPLLVISHGFASSRDTFAYLAEHLASHGFAVAAIEHPTSSTVTVQRFLQGDVEPVASEVFIERPKDISVVLDELESLTASDGVLYNRIAVDRVGVIGQSLGGYTALAVGGASLDFEFARRRCDASLQSLPFNLSVLLQCRLLEIPADTYTLKDDRVAAVLALNPITSSMFGPLGMSQLELPLAIFASKNDFFAPAIPEQIYPFVWAGSTDKHLILVEEGTHFSFLGDTTATSGIAFDLPAEILGPDPSLTHPVIQAFATAFFEIHLADRPERQPYLSNSYLRSIAAAPFTFSATQSLDKTDVDTAIAAPLSEEGVNFNPSF is encoded by the coding sequence ATGCCTAGTTGGGGTACTCAACTGCGTTCTTGTCTGCTCCGCTCCCTCAGTGGGGCGCTCGCTGCCAGCCTATTCACCCTAACTGCCGCCCGTGCAGCTGAAGAAGTGTCTCTCCATCTCGGGGGGGCCCAACGATCGATCGATGTGGACGATCTGACCGTGTTTGTGACCTCCGACGAAATCCCTGACGGCTTGCGCTGGTATGCCAGACAATTTAATGACGGACAGGTGGAAGAATTTCGAGAATTACTCGTCACGCCTTTCGAAATAGACCCCATAACGGTGTCGAGTTTTGTCAAATCGCAATTGGGCGAAGCACTGCTCAAACGGCTGCTCGTGCTGTTTAAAACCAACAATCGCGACACGACATTTAAGGCGTTGCGGGCTGCTTTAGTCTTGGCTGCGTTTGAGGAGGACGGCCTATCTATCCTCAATGTGATTGAAAAGTGGCCGCTGCGGCAGGTGCGGCTGGACTTCAATGTCGCCCTCAAGGCAATCGACAATGCCAAGCAACTGTTTGTTGAAGCCGAGCTGATTGGGCGCGAGCTGCGACAGAAGGCGGTGCGAGAGCTGGCCGCGACCGACCTACCCCCCTTACCCGATCTCAGCCAAGCAGGGCCTTATGCCTGGCGTGTCAGGACCCTGCGCCTGAGCAACCCCGATCGCCAGCGCCTCAAGGGGATCTTTGTCGATCTCTACGTCCCTAGCGACCTCCCCGAGCCCGCTCCCCTCTTAGTCATCTCCCACGGTTTTGCCTCCAGCCGCGACACGTTTGCCTATCTGGCCGAACACTTGGCCTCTCATGGCTTTGCCGTGGCGGCGATCGAACATCCCACCAGCAGTACTGTGACCGTGCAGCGGTTTTTGCAAGGGGACGTAGAGCCAGTTGCCTCCGAAGTATTTATCGAGCGACCCAAAGACATTTCGGTGGTGTTGGACGAATTAGAATCCCTGACGGCTTCGGACGGAGTGTTGTACAACCGGATTGCTGTCGATCGCGTTGGGGTTATCGGTCAATCGCTGGGGGGCTACACAGCCCTAGCTGTGGGAGGAGCAAGCCTCGACTTCGAATTTGCCAGACGACGGTGCGATGCCTCGCTGCAATCGCTACCTTTCAACCTCTCCGTTCTATTGCAGTGCCGCCTGCTGGAAATTCCTGCCGACACCTACACACTCAAAGACGATCGCGTTGCTGCGGTCTTGGCCCTCAATCCAATTACGAGTTCCATGTTCGGCCCCCTCGGCATGAGTCAACTGGAGCTCCCCCTCGCCATCTTTGCCTCTAAAAATGACTTTTTTGCCCCAGCCATTCCCGAGCAGATCTATCCGTTTGTCTGGGCAGGCAGCACCGACAAACACCTGATTTTGGTGGAAGAAGGCACCCATTTTTCCTTTCTAGGGGACACCACCGCCACCAGTGGCATCGCTTTTGACCTACCAGCCGAAATATTAGGCCCCGATCCCAGCTTGACTCACCCTGTCATACAAGCGTTTGCCACCGCCTTTTTCGAGATCCATTTGGCCGATCGCCCCGAGCGGCAACCCTATTTGAGCAATAGTTATCTGCGATCGATTGCAGCAGCGCCATTTACGTTCTCTGCAACCCAATCCCTCGATAAGACAGATGTCGATACAGCGATCGCCGCTCCGCTATCGGAAGAAGGGGTCAATTTCAATCCATCGTTTTAG
- a CDS encoding DUF3299 domain-containing protein: MKKLSAALVILATLMVLPARSENARELSWEDLAPQIEFEDPYRGLTPEQVADFSLVYWMIQRQQVGPEMSEAERIPLEAQYRESVSALEASGFDIDSAIAKQDEINERQRLADRSVVAELNTLNVKIPGYALPLEYSDDNRVTEFLLVPYVGACIHVPPPPPNQIVHVQSERGIEINSLFEPVWVSGRLTTQQTEQDLSFVDGAASIDVGYALEANLIEAYTE; the protein is encoded by the coding sequence ATGAAAAAGTTGTCTGCAGCCTTAGTCATACTAGCCACTTTGATGGTGCTGCCCGCGCGCAGCGAGAACGCCCGCGAACTGTCTTGGGAAGACTTGGCCCCCCAGATTGAGTTTGAAGATCCCTACCGAGGCTTGACTCCCGAGCAAGTGGCCGACTTTAGCCTCGTTTATTGGATGATTCAGCGACAGCAAGTCGGCCCGGAAATGAGTGAGGCCGAGCGGATACCGTTGGAAGCACAATATCGGGAATCCGTCAGCGCATTGGAGGCTTCGGGCTTCGACATTGACAGCGCGATCGCCAAACAAGATGAGATTAACGAGAGACAGCGGCTTGCAGATAGGAGCGTAGTTGCAGAGCTCAATACTCTGAATGTCAAGATACCCGGTTATGCTCTGCCGCTAGAGTATTCAGACGATAATCGGGTAACTGAGTTTCTCTTGGTTCCCTACGTAGGAGCCTGTATCCACGTACCGCCCCCCCCTCCCAATCAGATCGTCCACGTCCAATCGGAACGAGGGATAGAAATCAATAGCTTGTTCGAACCGGTTTGGGTTTCTGGCAGGCTGACCACTCAGCAAACGGAACAAGACCTTTCGTTTGTGGATGGAGCCGCAAGTATTGATGTCGGTTACGCCCTTGAGGCCAACCTGATTGAAGCTTATACCGAATAG
- a CDS encoding ABC transporter permease, with the protein MSIFSLALKSLWNRKVTAGLTTLSIGLSVAMLLGVERIHTEARASFTNTLSGTDLIVGARTGAVQLLLYSVFRIGYATHNISWETAREIEAHPAVKWTIPISLGDSHQGYRVMGTTTDYFEHFRFARDRGLTFSRGQRFEAVYDAVLGAEVAEKLGYALGDAIVIAHGAGQISLLEHDDKPFRVVGILNRTGTPVDQTVHISLEGLEAIHIDWQDGAPPRPGQAIPPEVAARLALSPQAVTAVLVRLNSRIAAFEFQRFANNYPAEPLLAILPGVTLQELWEAIGVAERALAVVSGFVAAVGLSGMLVALLTSLNERRREMAILRSVGARPLHIFALIVGEAGVLTVAGVATGIALLYGLLWVARPVILARFGLFVAIGGLTGYELILIAIVCGAGTLIGIIPGYLSYRYSLADGMSVRI; encoded by the coding sequence ATGTCCATCTTCAGCTTGGCCCTCAAAAGTCTGTGGAACCGCAAGGTTACAGCGGGGTTAACCACTTTGTCCATCGGCCTCAGCGTCGCGATGCTATTGGGGGTGGAACGCATTCACACCGAAGCGCGGGCTAGCTTTACCAACACCCTATCGGGAACGGATTTAATTGTCGGAGCTCGCACTGGCGCAGTGCAATTGCTGCTCTATTCCGTCTTTCGCATTGGCTATGCCACCCACAATATCTCTTGGGAAACAGCTCGGGAGATCGAAGCCCATCCGGCGGTCAAATGGACGATTCCCATCTCCTTGGGAGATTCGCACCAGGGTTACCGCGTGATGGGCACCACAACCGATTACTTCGAGCACTTTCGCTTCGCTCGCGATCGCGGCTTGACCTTCTCCCGAGGTCAAAGGTTTGAAGCAGTCTACGATGCTGTGCTGGGAGCTGAAGTGGCTGAAAAGCTAGGGTACGCTCTCGGCGATGCGATTGTCATTGCCCACGGTGCCGGCCAAATTAGCTTGCTCGAACATGACGACAAGCCCTTTCGCGTGGTGGGAATTTTAAACCGGACGGGCACGCCGGTAGACCAAACCGTTCACATCAGCCTGGAAGGGCTCGAAGCGATTCATATTGACTGGCAGGATGGTGCTCCGCCCCGTCCGGGTCAAGCCATTCCCCCCGAGGTGGCAGCAAGGCTCGCCCTCTCTCCCCAAGCTGTGACTGCCGTGCTGGTGAGGCTGAACTCCCGCATTGCGGCATTCGAATTTCAACGCTTCGCCAACAACTATCCTGCCGAGCCGCTGTTGGCTATCCTCCCTGGCGTCACTCTGCAAGAACTGTGGGAGGCGATCGGGGTGGCCGAACGAGCGCTGGCGGTGGTGTCGGGATTTGTCGCGGCTGTGGGGCTGTCTGGAATGCTCGTCGCCCTCTTGACCAGCCTCAACGAGCGTCGTCGGGAGATGGCGATCTTGCGATCGGTGGGAGCTCGCCCGCTGCATATTTTTGCGCTGATTGTGGGGGAGGCGGGGGTCTTAACCGTTGCAGGAGTGGCGACAGGGATAGCGCTACTCTACGGCTTGTTATGGGTGGCTCGACCCGTTATCCTAGCAAGATTCGGTTTGTTCGTCGCGATCGGCGGGCTGACAGGTTACGAGCTCATCCTGATTGCGATCGTGTGCGGAGCAGGTACCTTAATAGGGATAATTCCTGGTTATCTCAGTTATCGTTACTCTCTCGCGGATGGCATGTCAGTTCGGATCTGA
- a CDS encoding ABC transporter ATP-binding protein, with protein sequence MTPNNRDDRASDRAVENGAIALTDLKYSWRKNSKPLLDIPSLRIESGKTIFVEGPSGSGKSTLLSLLAGVITPQQGTVAVLDRRIDRMSGPHRDQFRADRIGFIFQMFNLIPYLSVVDNVTLPCRFSRRRRQQAQHQSADLKAEALRLLEHLDMAKPELLKQPVSYLSVGQQQRVAAARALMGAPELIVADEPTSSLDRDRREAFIRLLFAECDRERSTLVFVSHDRTLARLFDRTIHLAEINRAGHLS encoded by the coding sequence GTGACACCCAACAATCGGGACGATCGGGCTAGCGATCGCGCTGTGGAGAATGGCGCGATCGCACTGACTGACTTGAAATACAGTTGGCGTAAAAACTCCAAGCCCCTCCTCGATATCCCAAGCTTGCGGATCGAGTCAGGCAAGACAATCTTCGTTGAAGGCCCCAGTGGCAGTGGCAAGAGTACCCTCCTCAGTCTGTTGGCCGGTGTGATTACCCCCCAGCAGGGGACGGTCGCAGTGCTCGATCGGCGGATAGACCGCATGAGTGGTCCCCATCGAGACCAGTTCCGTGCCGATCGCATTGGCTTCATCTTCCAGATGTTCAATCTCATTCCCTATCTATCTGTGGTGGACAATGTGACGCTACCCTGTCGGTTTTCTCGACGGCGACGACAGCAGGCGCAGCATCAGTCTGCCGATCTGAAGGCAGAAGCACTTCGCTTGCTGGAGCATCTGGACATGGCAAAACCAGAGTTGCTGAAGCAGCCGGTTAGCTATCTCAGCGTCGGCCAGCAACAGCGGGTGGCGGCGGCCAGAGCCCTGATGGGAGCCCCCGAACTGATCGTCGCTGACGAGCCCACATCTTCTCTCGATCGCGATCGCCGCGAAGCCTTCATTCGACTCCTGTTTGCAGAATGCGATCGGGAACGAAGCACCCTAGTCTTCGTGAGCCACGATCGCACGCTGGCCAGACTGTTCGATCGCACCATTCATCTCGCCGAGATTAACCGAGCCGGTCATTTGTCATAA
- a CDS encoding DUF2796 domain-containing protein codes for MKLFSSSRRCAALVFGAVACVSVLPSAASGPAEEASTFRQHDAHVHGSVQMNVAIEDDSLYIELSSPAVNIVGFEHSPNTEAQEEAIHEALEALENGADLFEFPAEANCNLSDVDVDTDIVGEHSDSHEQKEARHAEGSHSAEGSHSAEGSHSIDGGHSIDGGHSTDGGHSTDGGHSTDGGHSNDRAIHSEFEASYRFTCARPDRLQQIDVELFSRFSGIEEIEVQALTATGQIAAELTPTNTTLSW; via the coding sequence ATGAAACTCTTCAGCTCGTCCCGCCGCTGTGCAGCCCTAGTGTTTGGGGCCGTTGCCTGTGTGTCAGTCCTGCCCTCGGCCGCAAGCGGCCCTGCAGAAGAAGCGAGTACCTTTCGCCAGCATGACGCCCACGTCCACGGGAGCGTTCAGATGAATGTAGCCATTGAGGATGACTCACTCTACATCGAACTCTCGAGCCCCGCTGTTAACATTGTCGGCTTCGAGCACAGCCCCAATACTGAAGCGCAGGAGGAAGCCATCCACGAGGCATTAGAAGCGCTGGAGAACGGTGCCGACCTGTTTGAATTTCCTGCTGAGGCGAACTGCAATCTGTCCGATGTCGATGTTGACACCGATATCGTGGGCGAACATAGCGACTCCCACGAGCAGAAAGAAGCACGCCACGCTGAAGGAAGTCATTCTGCTGAAGGAAGTCATTCTGCTGAAGGAAGTCATTCTATTGATGGAGGTCATTCTATTGATGGAGGTCATTCTACTGATGGAGGTCATTCTACTGATGGAGGTCATTCTACTGATGGAGGTCATTCTAACGATCGCGCCATCCACAGTGAGTTCGAGGCAAGCTACCGCTTCACCTGCGCAAGACCGGACAGACTTCAACAAATCGATGTCGAGCTTTTCTCTCGATTCTCAGGCATAGAGGAAATAGAGGTGCAGGCCCTGACTGCAACGGGGCAGATAGCGGCTGAGCTGACACCAACGAATACGACACTATCTTGGTAA
- a CDS encoding thioredoxin domain-containing protein, whose product MVANLRRWCLLVAICSLCLAGCGPSPEQLQSQVIEIIRSNPQVIIESVQTYQAEQQAAATVAREEQQARALQPFANDPAGQIGTSPTRGAEDLAYVLYEFSDFQCPFCARSQATVEAFVNAHSKVALVFKHFPLQQIHPEALPAAQAAWAAHQQGKFWQYHDALFSHQDRLGEDYYLELASTLRLDLDRFNSDRPKANAAIRTDLEMAQQLGLQGTPFFTLNGIPLSGAVPLEQFEAALAAAIESAA is encoded by the coding sequence ATGGTGGCTAATCTGCGTCGTTGGTGTCTGCTTGTGGCAATCTGCAGCCTGTGCCTAGCCGGTTGCGGTCCTTCGCCCGAGCAGTTACAAAGCCAAGTAATCGAAATTATTCGCTCCAATCCTCAGGTCATTATTGAATCCGTCCAAACCTACCAAGCCGAACAGCAGGCCGCCGCTACCGTCGCACGGGAAGAACAACAAGCTAGAGCGCTGCAGCCGTTCGCCAACGATCCTGCCGGACAGATTGGCACATCGCCAACCCGAGGGGCAGAAGACTTGGCATACGTCCTCTACGAGTTTTCAGATTTTCAGTGCCCCTTCTGTGCGCGATCGCAAGCGACGGTCGAAGCATTTGTCAACGCCCACAGCAAGGTCGCGTTGGTCTTCAAACATTTCCCGCTCCAGCAAATTCACCCCGAAGCGCTCCCCGCAGCACAGGCAGCCTGGGCAGCCCACCAGCAAGGGAAATTTTGGCAATACCACGATGCTCTGTTTAGCCACCAAGATCGACTCGGTGAAGATTACTATCTCGAATTGGCGAGCACTCTGAGATTAGACCTCGACCGCTTCAATAGCGATCGCCCCAAGGCCAACGCCGCCATTCGGACAGACCTCGAGATGGCCCAACAGCTCGGACTGCAAGGAACTCCCTTCTTCACCCTCAACGGCATTCCTTTGAGCGGAGCGGTACCGCTAGAACAGTTTGAAGCTGCTTTAGCTGCAGCGATCGAGAGTGCAGCTTAG